The Longibacter salinarum genome includes the window TGTGGACAGAAGTGCGAAGCACAGAAGAACAAGCGAACCGCGCAAAATATGTCGACCGTTTAAACCGAAATAAATGGGCCTACTCTCGAACTCGAATCGATGAGAGACTCAAATTCTGAAATACTCGCATGCTTCGAGCATTAAATAGGATACATGATACCTATCCGATCGATAAACTGAAAGAGATGGAGACTTAGACCACCGCTGAAACCGTAAATCCACACACCAAAACCACACTAACCAGTGCCGGTCGCACTCGGGCGCATCCTAGCCCCCACGCCCCCCCTCACCCCGCAAACCCCAAACCCCATACCTCGCCTCGCTTCACACCATTGTGCCGTCTGCGGGCGACTGAGCCCGAACCTGCAACGACGGCCGTCGTAGAGAAAGTCGCTGGGGGTGCCCCCGCAACGGGCTGAGATCATACCCTTTGAACCTGATTCGGCTCGTACCGACGAAGGAAAAGCGTGCCCGCCCTACCTGCGTGTCGCACGATCACATCGGTTGTGCAGGTCCTCAGCACGCGTGTCCTTTTCTATCACGACCTGCTATTCTCGTATGACAACCGTACGCCTAGGACTTGAGTGGTTTCTGAACCCGGACCACACCCCCCTCCTGATCGCGAAAGAATACGGCTGGTTTCGCGACGCCGGCATCGACCTCGAAGTCATCGAGCCGGAAGAACACCTGGACGCCGTCGACGCAATCGAAGACGGCACGATGGACCTTGCCATTACCGAACCGCTTCACCTCGTCGAGGATGGCGCCGCCGGCCACTCCGTCGTCGGCTTCGCCCGCTTCCTCCACACGAACGGAGGCGTCATGTACCGAACGGACGGCGACATCCAGCGCCCGAGCGACATGGCCGGCGCTCGGATTCAGTATCCGGGCGCTCCGGGCCCCGGCGGTCCGGCGATCGTCGGCACGATGATCGAAACGGACGGTGGAACGTATGACGTCGAGGATTTCACGCCGGTAAACAAAGGTTTCTACCACACCGACGCTCTGGCCGAGGACGAAGCGGATGTCGCGACCCTCGCGTTCTATAACTTCGAAATTGTCGAGGGGCTGCACCGCGGGCTGGATGTCGACTTCTTCGCCCTGAAAGACTGGGGCGTGCCGGACTTCTGCCAGCTCATCCTGATTACATCGCAGGAGAAACTGACCGTCGAACGCGAGCTCTTTCAGACGCTCACGCAGATTCTTCGCCGCGGGATCGACGTTGTTCACGAGAAGCCGGACGAGGCCCGGCGCATCTACTTCGAGCACACGGGAACGGACGCGAACGACGAACTCACCTCGGCCATCTTCGACGCCACCATTCCATGCTTCACGCACGACTTCAGCATGACGGATCGGTATTACGATCAACTGGAAGCGTGGATGATCAAGCGCCACCTGATCGACGCGCCTGACGCACCGGTGTCGTACTGGACGAACGACCTCGCCCTCCCTGAGCTCGCGCCCAACCCAGCGGCCTGATTGGCCGTTGTGACTGCCCGGAGACGGGGCCTGGTTGCGTTTGAGTCGAGAAGCATGCTTGTTACCGTAGCCGTTCCCTGCGAACGGCTACGCCCTCTTTCGCCAACGCGCCCCTCTCTGTGCCCTCTTCTCGCACCCTTCGATCCGCGACACCGATTGAGCGCTGGTCCCTACTGAATGCTCTCGGCGTGCTCGCTGCAACCGCGGTGAGCCTCGTCGTTGACGCAACGCTCCCGGTTATTGTCACCGGCGGCGCTGCGTTGCTACTGCTCGTCGCACAGTCCCGGCACAAGTGGACGCCGGACGGCGGCTTCGGGCGGGCCAACACGGTGACGGCCGTGCGACTTGCGATGGTGCTCGCCCTTCCACTTCTCCCCGCCTCGCTTGGCCCCGCGGCCCCGATCGGCGTGGGACTCGTCATCCTGATTGCGGACGGTATCGACGGCTGGCTCGCGCGCCATTACGAGTTGTCGTCGGAGTTTGGGGAGTTCTTCGACAAGGAAACCGACGCATTCTTCCTCCTCGTCCTCTGCCTGATGACGACGACATCCGGACTGCTCTCGCCCTGGGTCGTCGGCCTCGGCCTGTTGCGCTACCTCTTCGTCGTGGCGCTCTTCCTTCTGCAGCCACACGTAGGAAAGGAGTACCGGTCGTCGTGGGCCCGCATCATTTACGTCGGCGTCGTCCTCGCCATGCTCGCGGCGTTTCTCCCGTACCCGGCGGTTACGCAGCCCCTCGTCGGCCTCGCGGCCACAGCGCTGCTCTACTCGTTCGGCCGCTACACGTGGTGGCTGTGGTCGGTCCGACACACCTGATACTGAATCCAAATGACGCTGTCCGGGTGCTGTGCCTCGGCCGCTGGGGATGGTTCGGTCGATAAAGGGAAAAAGGGCGTCGCTGGGAACGATCCATGCTTGGTTCTGCGGTTTGAAGCACCCGGGCGAACGTAGCAGACCCCGACATTAGAATTTGGATTGGGTATGAGACCGCCTCTGGACGGAACGGGCCGCGGCCCATCTGCTCAATCGCATCACGAGCAAGCCGCTCAAGATCGAATCGAAGCTCACTTCACCCGTCCATCCGAGCACCGCTCACACCGGCGCTGGTACAGCTTCCGCACCACACCGAACTGAATGAACGCAAAAAAGACAAACCAGCTCATCAGTTCAGCCAGGGTCGCATCGCTGAAATAGTGGATAATCAGCGTGGCAACCAGGGCGACGGCGGCGGATATCGCAACATGAAGTCCCGTTCGGTAGGTCATCATTTCAAAAGAAAACGTTCGTAGAATCGTTAACCGGAATACGTAGACCCGGCCTGTATCGGTACAACCATACAGATTCACGTCGCAGGGATCATGCTTCTTTGCACCGTTTGCGCCGCAACTGTCACTTGGACACCGGCACGAAGTCCGCGTCGCACACG containing:
- a CDS encoding ABC transporter substrate-binding protein; the encoded protein is MTTVRLGLEWFLNPDHTPLLIAKEYGWFRDAGIDLEVIEPEEHLDAVDAIEDGTMDLAITEPLHLVEDGAAGHSVVGFARFLHTNGGVMYRTDGDIQRPSDMAGARIQYPGAPGPGGPAIVGTMIETDGGTYDVEDFTPVNKGFYHTDALAEDEADVATLAFYNFEIVEGLHRGLDVDFFALKDWGVPDFCQLILITSQEKLTVERELFQTLTQILRRGIDVVHEKPDEARRIYFEHTGTDANDELTSAIFDATIPCFTHDFSMTDRYYDQLEAWMIKRHLIDAPDAPVSYWTNDLALPELAPNPAA
- a CDS encoding CDP-alcohol phosphatidyltransferase family protein, whose product is MPSSRTLRSATPIERWSLLNALGVLAATAVSLVVDATLPVIVTGGAALLLLVAQSRHKWTPDGGFGRANTVTAVRLAMVLALPLLPASLGPAAPIGVGLVILIADGIDGWLARHYELSSEFGEFFDKETDAFFLLVLCLMTTTSGLLSPWVVGLGLLRYLFVVALFLLQPHVGKEYRSSWARIIYVGVVLAMLAAFLPYPAVTQPLVGLAATALLYSFGRYTWWLWSVRHT